One part of the Deinococcus sp. NW-56 genome encodes these proteins:
- a CDS encoding FtsX-like permease family protein has translation MNAVALKTDAPTADRLAQVNGLGVLTRAQTLQVLPGYKEEQGSLTMIQVFLVVVAAFVMAVFFYVLTLQKTPQFGLLRAIGASTRTLAGSLVAQMLLLTTLAVALAALITLGLVTLLPAGIPFALTPSVLLAASALLIGVAALSSLLSLRSIARVDPLIAIGTVA, from the coding sequence GTGAATGCCGTCGCCCTGAAAACGGACGCGCCCACGGCCGACCGGCTCGCGCAGGTGAACGGGCTGGGTGTCCTGACCCGCGCCCAGACCCTCCAGGTCCTGCCCGGCTACAAGGAAGAGCAGGGCAGCCTGACGATGATCCAGGTCTTCCTGGTGGTCGTCGCCGCCTTTGTAATGGCCGTGTTCTTCTACGTCCTGACCCTGCAAAAGACGCCGCAGTTCGGCCTGTTGAGGGCCATCGGGGCCAGCACCCGCACCCTCGCGGGCAGCCTGGTCGCGCAGATGCTGCTGCTCACGACCCTGGCCGTCGCCCTGGCCGCGCTGATCACCCTGGGCCTCGTGACGCTGCTTCCGGCGGGGATTCCCTTCGCCCTTACGCCCTCCGTCCTGCTCGCCGCCTCGGCCCTCCTGATCGGTGTCGCCGCCCTCAGCAGCCTCTTGAGCCTCCGCAGCATCGCCCGGGTCGATCCCCTGATCGCCATCGGCACCGTCGCCTGA
- a CDS encoding BTAD domain-containing putative transcriptional regulator, translating into MTHLLLLTLGQTDAALNGEPVHWGSASAEHLLHYLLAHPEGRRRDEILNDLWHTDMGEQSGNRFRVTLHRLRRALGRPDAVVEEHGRFRLSDEVLQASDVYRLYAALRRAERAGDEETRLLAYRQALELYRGDFLAGCADDWAVQAREEHRGLTTLQNG; encoded by the coding sequence ATGACGCACCTGCTTCTGCTCACCCTGGGCCAGACGGACGCGGCCCTGAACGGCGAACCCGTCCACTGGGGGTCCGCGTCCGCCGAACACCTGCTGCATTACCTGCTGGCCCACCCCGAGGGACGGCGCCGCGACGAGATCCTGAACGACCTGTGGCACACCGACATGGGCGAGCAGAGCGGCAACCGCTTCCGGGTCACGCTGCACCGCCTGCGCCGGGCACTGGGGCGGCCGGACGCCGTGGTCGAGGAGCATGGCCGCTTCCGGCTCTCGGACGAGGTGCTGCAGGCCTCGGACGTGTACCGGCTGTACGCCGCGCTGCGCCGGGCCGAGCGGGCGGGCGACGAGGAGACGCGCCTGCTGGCCTACCGACAGGCGCTGGAGCTGTACCGGGGGGACTTTCTGGCGGGGTGCGCGGACGACTGGGCGGTGCAGGCCCGCGAGGAACACCGGGGCCTGACTACTCTTCAAAACGGATGA
- a CDS encoding ribonucleotide-diphosphate reductase subunit beta, which translates to MSQMPFSATNWSDPEDHFSATFYEKYTSQLWFPDEIPLTNDALVWQSLSDDERWTYIHASAGLNALDTLQGEVGMPTLRGLVGGHIRKATLQFQGMMEDIHARSYSLMNKTFLTTSQEREVFGWVRTQPHLQFKIGFIGDVFADPDVSRLGLWKKLVVSCMLETALFYSGFFYPLYLAGQGRMVSAGEIFNLIILDEALHGVYVALLAQEQFDAMNGAEQTYAKAWYRQALDTLYQNELAYTEVLYARVNLTDEVKRFLRYNFNVLADNLGLEHTFPDEEIHPVVQNGIRAQGTTHDFFSAKGSSYAKIGVEPLTDGDIAELWGGGFPGQSASGRVSHD; encoded by the coding sequence ATGTCCCAAATGCCCTTTTCCGCGACCAACTGGTCCGACCCCGAAGACCACTTTTCCGCGACCTTCTACGAGAAGTACACCTCTCAGCTCTGGTTCCCCGACGAGATTCCCCTGACGAACGACGCGCTGGTCTGGCAGAGCCTGAGCGACGACGAGCGCTGGACCTACATTCACGCCTCGGCGGGGCTGAACGCGCTGGACACCCTCCAGGGCGAGGTCGGAATGCCCACGCTGCGCGGGCTGGTAGGCGGCCACATCCGCAAGGCCACCCTGCAATTCCAAGGGATGATGGAGGACATTCACGCCCGCAGCTACAGCCTGATGAACAAGACCTTCCTGACGACCAGCCAGGAGCGCGAGGTGTTTGGGTGGGTGCGGACCCAGCCGCACCTGCAATTCAAGATCGGCTTCATCGGGGACGTGTTCGCCGATCCTGACGTGTCCCGGCTGGGCCTCTGGAAGAAGCTGGTGGTGTCATGCATGCTGGAAACGGCGCTCTTTTACAGCGGCTTTTTCTACCCCCTGTACCTGGCCGGGCAGGGCCGCATGGTGTCAGCGGGCGAGATCTTCAACCTGATTATCCTGGACGAGGCGCTGCACGGGGTGTATGTGGCCCTGCTGGCCCAGGAGCAGTTCGACGCCATGAACGGGGCTGAGCAGACTTACGCGAAAGCCTGGTACCGCCAGGCCCTGGACACGCTGTACCAGAACGAGCTGGCCTACACCGAGGTGCTGTACGCCCGTGTGAACCTCACGGACGAGGTGAAACGCTTTCTCCGTTACAATTTCAACGTGCTGGCCGACAACCTCGGCCTAGAGCACACCTTTCCTGACGAGGAGATTCATCCGGTGGTCCAGAACGGCATCCGGGCGCAGGGGACCACGCACGACTTCTTCAGCGCTAAGGGCAGCAGTTACGCCAAGATCGGCGTGGAACCCCTGACGGACGGGGATATCGCGGAACTGTGGGGAGGCGGCTTCCCCGGCCAGTCGGCCAGTGGGCGGGTGTCGCATGACTGA
- a CDS encoding IS982 family transposase — MARYRLHHSLGRRTVIRQLHRWAKRHFSDHKRFRHQKLSDALLVALLLSRLVFKHPFPSIWWQMLREDRSGLPSYTQAYTRGLRLLDRLETVASPARRCTEVIIDSMPLPVCRPKRGKRCAFPGARWGFGTQGDVYGYKLHAWVTPEGEIVQYLLKPANLHDTTVSYELNHRWPEFGGPKIIGDKGYCCLGYVFPPKKNSRYDTGWREDRHPKLRKRIETVFSQLVEAQIRSVQTKTLVSLRFRVVLAVLAHNLAQP, encoded by the coding sequence ATGGCTAGATACCGTCTCCACCACAGTTTAGGTCGGCGAACCGTCATTCGTCAGCTTCACCGCTGGGCCAAGCGGCATTTCAGCGACCACAAGCGGTTCAGGCACCAGAAGCTCAGCGATGCGCTGCTGGTGGCCTTGCTGCTCAGCCGTCTCGTCTTCAAGCATCCGTTTCCGTCCATTTGGTGGCAGATGCTGAGGGAAGACCGGAGCGGTCTTCCCTCATACACCCAGGCTTACACCCGTGGCCTGCGGTTGCTCGACCGCCTCGAAACTGTCGCCAGCCCAGCCAGACGCTGCACAGAGGTCATCATCGACTCGATGCCGCTTCCGGTCTGTCGTCCCAAACGAGGGAAACGCTGCGCGTTTCCTGGCGCCAGGTGGGGCTTTGGGACGCAAGGTGACGTGTACGGCTACAAGCTCCACGCTTGGGTGACGCCGGAGGGTGAAATCGTCCAGTACCTGCTGAAACCTGCCAACCTCCACGACACCACGGTGAGCTACGAGCTGAACCACAGATGGCCGGAGTTCGGGGGGCCGAAGATCATTGGGGATAAGGGCTACTGCTGCCTGGGATACGTGTTTCCACCGAAGAAAAACTCCCGGTATGACACCGGGTGGCGGGAAGACCGCCACCCGAAGTTGCGCAAGCGAATTGAAACCGTCTTCTCCCAACTTGTTGAAGCCCAAATTCGCTCCGTTCAGACGAAGACGCTGGTCTCACTTCGCTTCCGTGTCGTCCTGGCCGTCCTCGCCCACAACCTCGCCCAGCCCTAA
- a CDS encoding IS630 family transposase (programmed frameshift), whose protein sequence is MPPWRPSRLTRSQLEERRLAAQPALNDPRRTTRDLADQFGVAEVTIRAWRARLRRNGEEALRASRATGRPEKLTAAQQEEIGLILDGDARSHGFDTSGWTTPKIRHVIGVTYGIWLDRAHLSRKLKRWGFSYQRPAGRAVERNEDDIATWVRSTVRRWEKKVTEGATLVFLDESGFSLKTTKVRAWGRCGQTPIIPTRLRWEHLSVIGAITTGGQFLHHTHRGAVRSPQVVDFLEHVLRHVAGEVVVVLDRAMIHRSKAVQAFVQEHERLSLVYLPPYAPELNPIELIWADLKRNVVGNFCATSVTALKKRLTVGWQRIRRKGLPLAFIRGTPFSASLLT, encoded by the exons GTGCCTCCCTGGCGGCCCAGCCGCCTCACCCGCAGTCAACTGGAAGAACGACGGCTCGCCGCTCAACCCGCCCTGAATGACCCTCGTCGCACAACCCGCGATCTGGCAGACCAGTTCGGCGTCGCTGAAGTCACCATCCGCGCTTGGCGAGCCCGGCTCAGACGGAACGGCGAGGAAGCGCTGCGCGCTTCCCGCGCCACCGGCCGACCCGAAAAGCTCACCGCCGCACAGCAGGAGGAGATCGGCCTGATCCTTGATGGTGATGCCCGATCACATGGCTTCGACACCAGCGGGTGGACCACACCGAAAATCCGGCATGTCATCGGCGTGACGTACGGCATCTGGCTCGATCGCGCGCACCTTTCCCGGAAACTGAAACGCTGGGGGTTCTCGTATCAGCGGCCCGCGGGGCGGGCCGTGGAGCGCAACGAAGACGACATCGCCACCTGGGTCCGC TCCACCGTGAGGCGCTGGGAAAAAAAAGTCACTGAGGGCGCCACGCTGGTGTTCTTGGATGAGAGCGGCTTCAGTCTGAAAACGACGAAGGTCCGTGCCTGGGGCCGGTGTGGACAGACCCCCATCATCCCGACCAGACTTCGCTGGGAGCACCTGTCCGTGATCGGTGCCATCACCACGGGCGGACAGTTTCTGCACCACACGCACCGCGGCGCGGTGCGTTCACCGCAGGTCGTGGACTTTCTCGAGCATGTCTTGCGTCACGTGGCCGGCGAAGTCGTGGTGGTGCTGGACCGGGCCATGATCCATCGATCGAAGGCCGTCCAGGCGTTCGTGCAGGAGCACGAACGCCTCTCTCTGGTCTACCTGCCGCCCTATGCGCCGGAACTGAATCCGATTGAGTTGATCTGGGCGGATCTCAAGCGGAACGTGGTGGGGAACTTCTGCGCAACATCGGTGACAGCGTTGAAGAAGCGATTGACAGTCGGGTGGCAGCGCATTCGGCGCAAAGGTTTGCCACTCGCCTTCATCCGAGGGACGCCCTTCTCGGCATCGTTACTAACTTAA
- a CDS encoding ABC transporter ATP-binding protein — MTATSQRPRITSAPLTTPVLSLSEVSKTYGDGEGTITALHPVTLDVRPGELVAVNGPSGSGKSTFLSIAGALLRPTTGQVKIAGQEVTALPQGALSAFRLEHLGFVLQSSNLIPYLNVREQLTLVPHLAGLRGRDVQARADDLLGLLGLSGRARHLPDALSGGQRQRVAIARALMNDPHLILADEPTASLDSARGREVVELLAGQVRQRGKAAVMVTHDERVLDLCDRVVSIVDGRLRE; from the coding sequence ATGACTGCCACGTCCCAGCGCCCCCGCATCACCTCCGCGCCCCTTACCACGCCCGTCTTGTCTCTTTCCGAGGTCAGCAAGACCTACGGCGACGGCGAGGGCACCATCACCGCCCTGCACCCCGTCACGCTGGACGTGCGCCCCGGCGAGCTGGTCGCCGTGAATGGCCCCAGCGGCAGTGGCAAGAGCACCTTCCTGTCCATCGCGGGTGCGCTGCTGCGCCCCACCACCGGGCAGGTCAAGATCGCCGGGCAGGAGGTGACGGCGCTGCCTCAGGGGGCGCTGTCCGCCTTCCGCCTGGAACACCTCGGCTTCGTGCTGCAAAGCAGCAACCTGATTCCCTACCTGAACGTCCGCGAGCAACTCACCCTGGTGCCGCACCTCGCGGGGCTCCGTGGCCGCGACGTTCAGGCGCGGGCGGACGACCTGCTGGGGCTGCTGGGCCTCTCCGGGCGTGCCCGTCACCTCCCGGACGCGCTGAGCGGCGGGCAGCGGCAGCGGGTCGCCATCGCTCGCGCCCTGATGAACGACCCGCACCTGATCCTCGCGGACGAACCCACCGCCAGCCTGGACAGCGCCCGTGGCCGGGAGGTCGTCGAGTTGCTCGCCGGGCAGGTGCGTCAGCGGGGCAAGGCCGCCGTGATGGTCACGCACGACGAGCGGGTGCTGGACCTCTGCGACCGCGTGGTGAGCATCGTCGATGGGCGCCTGCGCGAGTAA
- a CDS encoding recombinase family protein, protein MGQRVAIYCRVSTGDQSCDRQERDLRAFAERGGYEVVGVFKETASGSKDQRAQRGKVVALARDRHIQAVLVTELTRWGRSTTDLLHSLRELEACGVSVIAQTGLQFDLSSPQGKLFASLMAALAEFERDLLRERVKSGIAAAQERGVQFGRQPGQRVKAERYTARVLRLRAEGRSYREIARELHLSKNTVMDIVKRASAVRPREDEAA, encoded by the coding sequence ATGGGACAGCGCGTCGCCATCTACTGCCGGGTCTCCACGGGGGACCAGTCCTGTGACCGCCAGGAACGGGACCTGCGAGCGTTCGCCGAGCGCGGCGGGTATGAGGTCGTGGGTGTGTTCAAGGAAACGGCGAGCGGAAGCAAGGACCAGCGGGCGCAGCGGGGCAAAGTGGTCGCGCTGGCGCGCGACCGTCACATCCAGGCGGTATTGGTCACGGAACTCACCCGCTGGGGACGCTCGACGACCGACCTGCTGCACAGTCTGCGGGAGTTGGAGGCGTGCGGCGTCTCGGTGATCGCGCAGACGGGCTTACAGTTTGACCTGAGTTCGCCCCAGGGCAAGCTGTTCGCGTCGCTGATGGCGGCACTGGCCGAGTTCGAGCGGGACCTGCTGCGGGAACGGGTGAAGTCGGGGATCGCGGCGGCACAGGAGCGCGGCGTGCAGTTCGGACGTCAGCCGGGTCAACGGGTCAAAGCCGAACGGTACACCGCGCGAGTGCTGCGGCTCCGTGCCGAGGGGCGGTCGTACCGGGAGATCGCTCGCGAGCTGCATCTGAGCAAGAACACCGTCATGGACATCGTGAAGCGCGCTTCAGCCGTTCGTCCGCGGGAGGACGAGGCGGCTTAG
- a CDS encoding thioredoxin yields the protein MTDPPFVLLTQDHCPTCERLERMLAGPLKGQFIGQIEVVHRQQHPAEFEALARAHGLRTTPALIHRPSREVMTAPAGLGEVRRFLDAGTKPIP from the coding sequence ATGACTGACCCGCCCTTCGTCCTGCTGACCCAGGACCACTGCCCCACCTGTGAGCGCCTGGAGCGGATGCTGGCTGGCCCCCTGAAAGGGCAGTTCATAGGGCAGATCGAGGTCGTGCACCGCCAGCAGCACCCAGCGGAGTTCGAGGCGCTCGCTCGGGCACACGGCCTGCGCACCACGCCCGCGCTAATTCATCGGCCCAGCCGTGAAGTGATGACCGCCCCGGCCGGGCTGGGCGAAGTGCGCCGCTTTCTCGACGCGGGGACGAAGCCCATCCCGTGA
- a CDS encoding IS4 family transposase, producing the protein MKAPKSRPPHDTLQTVLRSAFPLDARRLMVFTALVLAVIQARTVVLYTLKTHVPLPGTLTARYQRLCRFVQFPFPEGLFPRFALSFLPDGPVDLILDRTNWRLGQQDVNILLLSAVWNGFSLPLMWALLPHGGASDSRTRESLVLRFLTFCPDRQVRCLLADREFIGQHWFRFLDQHSIAPCIRLPARATIGQHRLPVWAVFNKLQVGEVRVWRRQTLIYGVSLRVAATKNAAGETLYLAYRGHVGPNLRRYAQRWQAENLHSALKTRGFNLEDTGLTRAERVSTLLTVVGVAFIWACVTGELLVTENGVRIKKHGHRAVSVFRLGLDHLQDAV; encoded by the coding sequence ATGAAAGCACCCAAGAGCCGACCCCCTCACGATACCTTGCAGACCGTTCTGCGGTCTGCCTTCCCCCTTGATGCCCGCCGCTTGATGGTCTTCACCGCCTTGGTCCTGGCGGTCATTCAGGCTCGCACGGTCGTCCTCTACACCCTCAAGACCCATGTTCCGTTGCCAGGTACGCTCACAGCTCGCTACCAGCGACTCTGTCGCTTCGTCCAATTTCCTTTCCCCGAGGGTTTGTTTCCCAGATTTGCGCTGTCCTTCCTGCCGGACGGTCCCGTCGATCTGATCCTCGACCGGACCAACTGGCGACTCGGCCAGCAGGACGTGAACATCCTGCTGCTTTCTGCTGTGTGGAACGGGTTCAGTCTGCCCCTCATGTGGGCATTGCTCCCACATGGTGGGGCGAGTGATTCCCGTACTCGGGAATCACTCGTGTTGCGCTTCCTGACGTTTTGCCCGGATCGGCAGGTCCGGTGCCTGCTGGCAGACCGAGAATTCATCGGCCAGCACTGGTTTCGTTTCCTCGATCAGCACAGCATCGCTCCCTGTATTCGCTTGCCTGCACGCGCCACCATCGGCCAACACCGTCTGCCCGTGTGGGCTGTGTTCAACAAGCTCCAAGTGGGCGAAGTCAGGGTCTGGCGACGCCAGACCCTGATCTACGGTGTGTCACTCCGGGTGGCCGCGACGAAGAACGCGGCCGGGGAGACGCTGTACCTCGCTTATCGGGGGCACGTGGGACCGAATCTCCGACGGTATGCCCAGCGTTGGCAGGCAGAAAACTTGCACTCCGCGCTCAAAACGAGGGGCTTCAATCTGGAAGACACCGGGCTAACCCGTGCTGAACGGGTCTCCACCCTGCTGACGGTGGTCGGTGTGGCGTTTATCTGGGCCTGTGTAACTGGGGAGCTGCTGGTAACCGAGAACGGCGTACGGATCAAGAAACACGGACACCGTGCGGTGTCCGTGTTCCGGCTTGGCCTCGACCATCTTCAAGACGCCGTTTAG
- a CDS encoding DNA adenine methylase — protein sequence MTLPTAKPENIARVKTRGLFRYPGGKTWFAPSLLRFFQAHPPELFVETFAGGAALSATVLEHTPARVWLNELDPDVHAVHATVYSDHAPQLAQRILDFPFRRETVLEVLHATPRTTLDRAFRTLVRNRVNRGGILAPGAGLVKKGENGKGLAQRWYPATLAGRIAVLHAHRHRVTVTRGDALSILERTPFHPGTVVFVDPPYTAGKKSAGKRLYTHHQLDHARLFAACATLRVPWLMTHEHDEAVMALAWDHGLAWRPIKMTSGHGVTAKELVVARDFTWADLPEQPAPPPPARMPSLFPQDDVPPHVRSTRG from the coding sequence ATGACCCTGCCTACCGCGAAGCCGGAGAACATCGCCCGCGTGAAAACGCGCGGGCTGTTCCGGTACCCCGGCGGGAAAACGTGGTTTGCGCCCTCGCTGCTGCGCTTCTTTCAGGCCCACCCCCCGGAGCTGTTCGTGGAAACCTTCGCCGGGGGCGCGGCCCTCAGCGCCACGGTGCTGGAGCACACGCCCGCTCGCGTCTGGCTGAATGAACTCGACCCCGACGTTCACGCGGTTCACGCCACTGTGTACAGCGATCACGCTCCCCAGCTCGCGCAGCGCATCCTCGACTTCCCTTTCCGCCGTGAGACCGTACTGGAGGTCTTGCACGCGACCCCGCGCACCACGCTCGACCGGGCCTTCCGAACTCTGGTGCGCAACCGCGTGAACCGGGGCGGCATCCTCGCGCCCGGCGCAGGCCTCGTGAAGAAGGGCGAGAACGGCAAGGGCCTCGCGCAACGCTGGTACCCAGCCACGCTCGCGGGCCGGATTGCCGTGTTGCACGCGCACCGCCACCGCGTCACGGTCACGCGCGGGGACGCCCTGAGCATCCTGGAACGCACGCCCTTTCACCCTGGCACCGTGGTGTTCGTCGATCCCCCCTACACCGCCGGGAAGAAAAGCGCGGGCAAACGCCTGTACACGCACCACCAGCTCGACCACGCCCGACTGTTCGCCGCGTGCGCGACGCTGCGGGTGCCGTGGCTGATGACGCACGAACACGACGAGGCGGTGATGGCCCTCGCGTGGGATCACGGTCTCGCGTGGCGGCCCATCAAGATGACCAGCGGTCATGGCGTGACCGCGAAGGAGCTGGTCGTGGCCCGCGACTTCACCTGGGCCGATCTGCCGGAACAGCCTGCTCCCCCGCCACCTGCCCGCATGCCCAGCTTGTTCCCGCAAGACGACGTGCCGCCGCACGTCCGGAGCACCCGTGGGTAG